GCCCCCGACGGACCGAGCAACAACACCCGCTCCCCGGCCTCGACCCGCAGGTCCACGCCGCGCACGGCCCACGCCCGGCGCCCGGCGTGCCGCCACCCGAACCCCCGCAGCTGAACCCCGCTCACCACACCCCCCAGCCCCGCCGCCGGCTCCACCCTGCCCCGTCGATCATGAGGTTGGCGGCACTTCCGGAGATCCACCCGAGGGCCAACCTCATGATCGACACGGGTGGGGTCAGATGGCGGCGCGGTCGCGGGCGACCGGGAAGCGGTCCAGGACGCCGGTGTTGGCCAGGGCGCGGGTCAGGACCCAACCGCCGACGCCGGCGATCACGGTGGCGCTGACGATGGTGAGCAGCGCGTACGGAACGCGGTAGTCGGCCAGGTCGTACTCGGCGTTCCAGACGAAGAAGTCGAACAGCGCGGCGCTGAGTCCGGTCAGCGCACCGGCCACCACCGCGGACGGCAGCCGGAACGAGCGGTACCGGAAGGCCGCGAAGGCCAGCTCGGCGCCGAGGCCCTGCACGATGCCCTGCGGGATCACCGTGCCGGCCCACTGGCTGCCCAGCAGCGCGGAGAGTACCGCGGCGACCGTCTCGCAGTAGAGCGCGGCGCCGGGCTTGCGAATGACCAGGCCGCCGACCACGGCCGGCATCAGCCAGACGCCGTAGATCAGGGTCTGCGCCGGCGGGAAGAAGGCGAACGCGCCCTCGGTGGCGCTCCACACCAGGCCCCAGGCCCAGAAGATGACGCCGAAGGCGACCGCGATCACCGAGGCGACCACGATGTCGATGGTGCGCCAGCGGTTGGTGTCGCTGTGGTTCATGTGAATGCTCCCAGTCCTGACTGCGAACCAGGAGAAGACGCACGCCGCGCGCCCGGTGGCACCGGACGGCGGCGCGGCTGGAGGTCGACCGAACTCCCTGCGCTGGCATTACCCAGATCAGGTTCGAGGGTCTGCGGGCGTGCCCGCACTCTCAGCGCTGTGCGCTCCCCTGTCGGATGTGAAGTTGTCTCGCTGACGCTAGCACCGACCAGGGGTACCGGCCCAGCAGGGCGTCCGCCCGACGCAGCGTCCGGTTCAGGAGACTTGGGCTGGGTAGGCTGACGATCATGCGGGTTGACGCACGGGGTTTCACGTTCGACGTACGCGCCGGTGGCCCACCGGACGGCGCGCCCGTCCTGCTGCTGCACGGCTTCCCCCAGCACTCCGGCGAGTGGGACGAGGTCGCCACCGCGCTGCACGCCGCCGGGTTGCGCACGTACGCGCTGGACCAGCGGGGCTACTCGCCGGGCGCCCGGCCGGCGGCTGTCCCCGACTACCGGATCCCCGAACTGGTCACCGACGCGGTGGCGGTGCTGGACGCGCTCGGGCTGGACGCCGTCCACCTGGTCGGCCACGACTGGGGAGCGATCGTGGCCTGGGCGCTGGCCGCCCGGCACCCCGAGCGGGTCCGTACGCTGACCGCGGTGTCCGTGCCACATCCGGCGGCCATGGCGCACGCGCTCGCCACCGACGGCCAGCAGAAGGCGCGCTCGTCGTACATCGCGCTGTTCCGCAAGCCGGGCAAGGCGGAGAAGGTGCTGCTGGCGTGGAACGCCACCGCACTGCGCAAGCTGCTCACCGGGGTGGGCGACGCGTCCCGCGTGGACCACTACGCCGACCCGATGCGCGAGCCGGGCGCGCTCACCGCGGCGCTGAACTGGTATCGGGCGATGTCCCGCGCAGACCTGGCCGGCGTCGGCCCGGTCGCGGTTCCCACCACGTACGTGTGGAGCGACCGGGACATCGCCATCGGCCGGACCGCCGCCGAGGCGTGCGCCGCCAACGTCACCGGGGACTACCGCTTCGTCCAACTACCCGGCGTGAGCCACTGGATCCCGGACGCCGCGCCCGGTCCGCTGGCCGAGGCGATCCTGGCCAGAACCAGCGGAACGGCCTGAGCCATGTCGGCCGAGAAGAACACCATGACGATGGACAGCGGCGGGCCGGGCACCCGACGCTCGATCGCCGCGCAACTGCGCATGCTGGGCGTACGCCCCGGCGGGACGCTGCTGGTGCACGCCGGGCTGCGTCAGCTGGGTTTCGTCTGCGGCGGGCCGCAGGCGCTGGTGCTCGCCCTGCGCGACGCGCTCGGCCCGGACGGCACGATCGTGGTGCCCACCCACACCCCGGACAACAGCGACCCCGCGCAGTGGCGCGACCCGCCGGTGCCGGTGGACTGGTGGCCGCTGATCCGCGCCGAGATGCCCGGATTCGATCCGGCGGTCACCCCGAGCCGCTTCATGGGCGTGTTGGCCGAGACGGTCCGCTGCTGGCCCGGAGCGCTGCGCAGCTCGCATCCCCACGTGTCGTTCGCCGCCCTCGGTCCGGCCGCCGAACAGGTGGTGGCCGGGCACACCCGGGCCGACATGCTCGGCGAGGGCTCCCCGCTGGCCCGGCTCTACGACCTCGACGCCCACGTGCTGCTGCTCGGTGTGGACCACGGGGTGAACACCTCGCTGCACCTGGCCGAGTACCGGCTTCCGGCACCACCCCGCGAGCAGTTGGGCGCCGCGATACGCACCGCTGACGGTGGCCGCGAATGGGTGTGGTGGCAGGACGTACGGCTCGACGAGACCGACTTCGACGCGTTGGGCCGGGACCTGGAGGCGACCGGGGCGGTCCGTACCGCACGGGTCGGCACCGGGACCGGGAGGTTGATGCGTCAGCGGGCGGCGGTCGACTTCGCAGTGGGATGGTTCGCCCGCAACCGGACAACGGAGGACGCATGACGGTGAGTGCCGAGGACTACCTGGCCGTGGTGACCGAGACGATCGGCCGGGTGGCCGAGAGCCAGCGGGCGGCGGTGGGGCGGGCCGCCGACCTGATCGCCGACGCGGTGCGTGCCGACGGTGTGGTGCACGCCTTCGGCACCGGGCACTCCGAGGCCCTGGCGATGGAGATCGCTGGCCGGGCGGGCGGTCTGGTGCCGACCAACCGGATCGCGCTGCGTGACCTGGTGCTGCTCGGCGGCGAACCGGCCGACCGGCTCGGCCCGCTGCTGGAGCGGGACCCGGCGGTGGCGCACCGGCTGTACGAGCTGGCCCCGGTGCGGCCCAGCGACGTCTTCGTGCTCGCGTCGAACTCCGGGGTCAACGGCGCGATGGTGGAGTTCGCCACGCTCGTCAAACAGCACGGCCATGGGCTGGTGGCGATCACCTCCGCACAGCACTCCGGCCGGATGACCTCCCGCCACCCGTCCGGGCGCAAGCTGGCGGACCTCGCCGACGTGGTGCTCGACAACGGCGCACCGTACGGCGACGCGACGTTGCCGCTGCCCGACGGTGGCACGGTGGGCGCGGTCTCCTCGATCACGGCGGCGCTGCTGGCCCAGCAGGTCACCGTGGAGGTGGTGGCCAGGTTGCTGGCCGCGGGGGAGCGGCCCCCGGTCTACCTGTCGGCGAACATCCCGGACGGCGACGCCCACAACGCGGCGCTGGAGGCCCGGTACGCGGGCCGCATCCGGCGCGGCGCCTGAGGCTCGTCCGGGCGGTGCCGGTGTCCCGGTGACGGGCCGGGAGGGCTCGTGAACCCGTTTCGCACCCGACCGGGTGGGGCACTTGCCTTGCCGGCGGCAGCCCGTACCGCTGGCAGTACCGTCTCACCGGAGGTAGCGCGTGTCCAAGGAGACCGAGAAGCAGCGTTGGCAGCGCAACTTCGCCGACCTGTTGCAGGAGCTGCGGGTCGCCCAGACCGGCGTGCAGATCCTTTTCGCCTTCCTGCTCACCCTGCCGTTCAGCAACGGGTTCACCCGCACCAACGAGTTCCAGCGGGACGTCTACATCGTCGCGTTGCTCGCCGCGGCCGCCGCCACCGCGCTGATCATCTCGCCGGTGGCGTTCCACCGGGCGCTGTTCCGGCAGGGGCGCAAGCCGGAGCTGGTCCGGTTCGCGCACCGGATGGCCACCGGCGGGCTCGCCTTCATGCTGATCTCCATGGTCAGCGCGGTGCTGCTGATCACCGACTTCGTGCTGGACCGGCCGATCGCGTTCGTGCTCAGCGCGCTGGCCGGGCTCTGGTTCCTCACCTTCTGGCTGATCCTGCCGTTCTCCCGACGCAGTTGGGGCGACGACGACATCGACGACGACGATGACGACCCACGCACCCTCGCCAACTGAGACCGGCGACCGGGTATCGAACTCGATCTTCACGGACCGCTACCCCTGAGTAACACCCGGGGGTAGCGTGACGGTAGTCGCGCACGTCGACGCAGCCGCACCGAGGTTCGAGGGGGCAGCCGTGACCACGACGCAGAACGGCCGACCGGCAGCGGACGGCCCCGATCCCGGCACCGCTCCGAGCACCGCCGGCGCCGCGGCGCCGTTGCCGACGGAGGCGGGGCAGGTCTCCGAGAAGGAGGCGCGGCAGGTCGCCGAGGCGGCTCGCGAGTCCGCGTGGGACCGGCCCAGCTTCGGCAAGGAGCTGTTCCTCGGCCGGTTCCGGCTCGACCTGATCGACCCGTGGCCCCGGTCCGACCCGGACGACGTGGCCCGCGCCGACGAGTTCCTCGGCCGGTTCCGCGCCTTCCTGACCTCCGAAGTGGACGGCGCGGCCATCGAGCGCGACGCGTCCATCCCGGACGCGGTGTTCCACGGGCTGGCCGACCTCGGCGCGTTCGGCATGAAGATCGACCGCAAGTACGGCGGTCTCGGGCTGAGCAACTTGCACTACTGCCGGGCGCTGATGCTGGCCGGCTCGATCAGCCCGGCGATCGGCGCGCTGCTCTCGGCGCACCAGTCGATCGGGGTGCCGCAGCCGTTGAAGATGTTCGGCACCGCCGAGCAGAAGCAGCGCTTCCTGCCCCGGCTCGCCGCCGGCGAGGTGTCCGCGTTCCTGCTCACCGAACCGGACGTCGGCTCCGACCCGGCCCGGCTGGCCACCACCGCCGAGCCGACCGAGGACGGCACCGGCTACCGGCTCAACGGCGTGAAGCTCTGGGCCACCAACGGCATCGTCGCCACCCTGCTGGTGGTGATGGCCCGGGTGCCGGCCACCGAGGGGCGGCGCGGCGGGATCACCGCGTTCGTGGTGGACGGCGACAGCGCGGGCATCACAGTGGAGCGGCGCAACGAGTTCGTCGGCCTGCGCGGCCTGGAGAACAGCCTGACCCGGTTCCACGACGTGTTCGTGCCCGCCGAGAACGTGATCGGCGGCGAGGGCAAGGGTCTGAAGATCGCCCTGACCACGCTGAACACCGGCCGGCTGTCGCTGCCGGCGATGTGCGTGGGCGCCGGCAAGTGGGCGCTCAACGTGGCCCGGGAGTGGGCCGCCGACCGGGTCCAGTGGGGCCGGCCGGTCGGCGAGCACGAGGCCGTTTCCCAGAAGCTCGCCTTCATCGCCGCCACCACGTACGGCATGGAGACCATGCTCGATCTCTGCTGCCTGCTCGCCGACGACGACCGCAACGACATCCGGATCGAGGCCGCGCTCGTCAAGCTGTACGCCAGCGAGATGGCCTGGAAGATCGCGGACGAGCTGATCCAGATCCGGGGCGGCCGGGGGTACGAGACGGCCGACTCGCTGGCCGCCCGCGGCGAACGCCCGGCCGCGGTCGAGCAGATGCTGCGCGACCTGCGGATCAACCGGATCTTCGAGGGCTCCACCGAGATCATGCACCTGCTGATCGCCCGGGAGGCGGTCGACGCCCACCTGTCGGTGGCCGGCGACATCATCGACCCGGAGGCGGGGTGGGGCCGTAAGGCCCGTGCCGGCGCCCGAGCCGGGGCCTTCTACGCGAAGTGGCTGCCCACCCTGGCCGTCGGCCGGGGGCAGAGCCCGTCGGCGTACGCCGAGTTCGGGCCGCTGGCCGCGCACCTGCGTCAGGTGGAGCGCTCGTCGCGCAAGCTGGCCCGGTCGACGTTCTACGCGATGTCCCGCTGGCAGGGAAAGATGGAGCGCAAGCAGGCGTTCCTCGGCCGGGTGGTGGACATCGGCGCGGAGCTGTTCGCGATGTCCGCGGTCTGCGTCCGGGCGTCCGCCGAGCGGGACAGCCGGCCGGAGAACGTCGAACTGGCCGACCTGTTCTGCCGGCAGGCCCGGGTCCGGGTGGACGCCCTGTTCGCCGCCCTGTGGGACAACACCGATTCGGTCGACACCGCCGCCGCGAAGCGCATCCTCAACGGCCGCTATGCGGCCCTGGAGGAGGGCGTCATCACCCCGTCCGACGAGCTGCCCTGGGTGGCCCGCTGGGCGCCCGGTCCGTCCGCCGCCGCCGACGTCCGCCGCCGTATCCCGCCGAAGTCGTGACGGGTGCCGCCCGGCGCGTCGCCGTGCCGGGCGGTCAGCGGGCGACCGCCCAGGCCAGCACCGCCGCCAGGATCAGGCCGTTGAGCACCGCGAGACCCAGGTACGCCGCAGACGGGATCTTCCGGCCCCGTCGGACGAAGGAGAGCAGGACCGCGGCGTAGCCGAGCAGCAGGACGGCGATGACGACCAGGAAGTAGAACACGCCGACGACCTTAGCGGGCCGCTCAGCGGCTCCTGGCGCGCAGGCCGAGCTGCCGCAACTCCAGCGCGGCCAGGGCGTCGACGGTGTCGTCGTCGCCGCGCCGCCACGCCTCGGCCACATCGGGCGCGATCCGGGTCAGCCGGCCCAGCGGCTGGGTGGCCAGCGCGCGCAGGGCGAGCAGGTCCCGGCCGGCCGGCCCCGCCGCCAGCTTCGCGGCCGAGGAGGCCCGGCGCATCCAGCGGACCCGCAGGGGCAGCCACCCGAACAGCACCAGACCGAGCGGGAAGATCAGCACTGCGATGGCGAGGGCGAGGGCGAGCTGGTCGACCAGCTGCTGCTGGTCACGGCCGGCGTCGGCGAGCGACCGGGCGGCGTCGGCGGCCCGCTGGAAGGGCGCGGTCAGCTCGTCGCCGACCAGCGGCACCCGGCCAACCTTGCTGCCGGCGTCGCCCAGGTTGTCGGCGAGCCCGCTGCCGGCGCCCTCCAGCTTCTGCCCCGGTACGGCGAGCTTCTGCACCAGGTCGTGCAGCCAGAGCGCGCCGCGGATCGCGACGTACACCCAGGCGACGACGAGCAGGTCGGTGAGCAACTGACGGGCGGCGGTCGGAAAGCGATCGGCGTAGATCTTCACGCCGGACAGCGTGCCACGAACCGCCGGACACGGCACTGGTCGAATCAGCCGGCGGGACGGCCAACCCGCATGCGGTCCACCCGTCGAATCGCCGTCGTCGCGCTCGTCGCCGGCAGCATTCCTCAGAGCAAAGGGCCTGGAGGGTGGCCGGGGCGTTGGTCAGTGGGCGCAGGCCGGGCAGGTGCCGAAGATCTCCAGGGTGTGGCTGACATCGGCGTAGCCGTGCTGGGCGGCGACCCGATCAGCCCAGCTCTCCACTGCCGGGCCGGCCACCTCGACCGTGTTGCCGCAGGCCCGGCACACCAGGTGGTGGTGGTGCCCCTCGCTGCACCGGCGGTAGAGGTGCTCGCCGCCCGGCGGGCGCATCACGTCGATCTCGCCCGCGTCGGCCAGCCCCTGCAGCGTGCGGTAGACAGTGGTCAGGCCGACCCGCTCGCCGCGTTGCCGCAGCATCGCGTGCAGGTCCTGGGCGCTGTGGAAACCCTCCATCTCGGCGAGCAGCGCGCTCACCGCCGAGCGCTGCCGGGTGTTGCGCACCGCGGTGCCACCCTCGCTCATCATCCCTCCCCGGCATGGCTGACCGCGTCCGCCACGATGTGCGCGACGTGCTCGTCGACCAGGCTGTAGGCGATCTCCCGACCCCGGCGGGAACCCCGCACCACGCCGGCGCCGCGCAGCACCCGCAGGTGCTGGGAGACCAGCGGTTGCGCGGCCCCGAGCTTCTCCACCAGCTCGTGCACGCACCGCTCGCCGTCGGCGAGCTCACTGACGATGGCCAGCCGGATGGGCGCCGACAGGGCGCGGAGCAACTCGCTGGCCCCATCGAACCCCTCGTAGCCCGTTGCGCTGGTCACCCTGCAACGGTAACCAATACCGGCGACATCCCGCTGATCAGGTTCAACCCAGCACGACCTCGTGCGGTTCCGGCGCCGGCGCGGCGGCCGGCGTGGCCCGGCGGCGCAACGCCCGCCAGACCCCACCCGCCACGGCCACCACCAGGAACGAGGCGATCGCCACCAGCACCACCGAGGCGCCCGGCGCGGTGTCCGCCGTGGCCGCCACCCAGACACCCGAGCCGGCGGCGAAGAGCCCGAGCGCCATCGCGGCGGCCATCGTGCTGCGGAAGCCCCGGGTGACCTGCTGGGCGGTGGCGACCGGCACCACCATCAACGCGCTGATCAGCAGCACTCCGACGGCCCGCATGGCGATTGTCACGGTGACCGCGGTGGCGACAGCGATCAGCAGGTTCAGCGTGCGGACCGGGAGGCCGGAGACCCGGGCGTACTCCTCGTCGTGACTGACCGCGAACAGCGCCGGCCGCAACGCGATCATCGTCACCAGGATCGCCGCGCCGAGCACCGCGATGGTGGTCAGGTCGGCGGGCGAGATGGTGGTCAGCGACCCGAACAGGTAGGCGTTGAGGTTCGCGCTGGTCGCGTCGGAAAGGCCGACCAGGAGTACGCCGCCCGCGATGCCGCCGTAGAAGAGCAGGGCCAGGGCCAGGTCACCGGAGGTACGCCCGCGGGCACGGACGATCTCGATGGCGATCGCGCCGATGGTGGCGGCGATCACCGCCACCAGCACCGGTGAGCGGTTGAGCAGCAGTCCCGCCCCGACGCCGGTCAGCGCCACGTGCCCCACACCGTCGCCGATCAACGCCAGCCGGCGCTGCACCAGGTAGATGCCGAGCGCCGGCGCGGCCAGGCCGATCACCAGCGCGCCGATCAGGGCACGCTGCATGTAGGGGTACTGGAAGAGTTCCATGGGTCAGTTGCTCCACAGCCCGGCGGGCTCGTCGTAGCAGTGCGGGTGCACGTGGTCGTGGTCGGGCTCCGCGTGATGGCCGGCCGGGTCCGGCACCGCGCCGTCGTGGGCGATGCGACCCTCGTGGACGACGACGGCCCGGCTGATCACCGGTCGCAGCGGGCCCAACTCGTGGGCGACGAGCAGCACTGTTCCGCCGTCGGCGACGAAGTCGCGCAGCGCGCCGGCGAACGCCTCCTGGCTGGCCGCGTCCACCCCGGCGGTGGGCTCGTCGAGAACCAGCAGCTCCGGCTGGCCGGCCAGGGCGCGGGCGATCAGGGTGCGCTGCTGCTGGCCGCCGGAGAGCGTGGACACCGGGTCACCGGCCCGGTCGGCGAGCCCGACAGCGCGCAGCGCGGCGTCGACGGCGGACCGGTCGGCTCGACCCGGCGGACGCAGCACCCCCCGACGGGCCAGCCGGCCGGAGGCCACCACCTCCCGGACGGTGGCCGGCACGCCGCCGCCGGCGCCCAGGCGCTGCGGGACGTACCCGATGCGCGCCCACTGTCGGAAACGGCGCAACGGCCGGTCGAAGAGGGTGACCGAGCCGGCGCTGATCGGCACCAGCCCGAGCACGGCCCGGATCAGGGTGGACTTGCCGGAGCCGTTGGCGCCGAGCACCGCGACCACCTCGCCGGCGGTCACGGTGAGTGAGACGTCCCGGAGCACCGGGCGGCCGTCGTAGCCGACCGCCCCGTGCTCGACGGTGATGACGGGTGCGCTCACGAGCAGCTCAACGCCGTCCGCAGGGTCTGCAGGTTGGTACGCATGACCGAAAGGTAGTCCGCGCCGCTGCCGGCGGCGAGCCCTTCGATCGGGTCCAGCACCGCGGTCCGCGCGCCGACCTGACCGGCGATGGTCTCGGCGACCTTCGGGCTGACCAGTGTCTCGAAGAAGATCGTGCTGGCCCGGTGCTCCTTCGCCTCCTCGATCACCTGCGCGAGCCGCTGCGGCGAGGGCTCGACGTCCGGGCTGAGTCCGGTGATCCCGACCTGCTCCAGCCGGTACCGGTCGGCCAGGTAGCCGAACGCGGCGTGGCTGGTCACGATCTCCCGCCGCTGGCAGGTCCGCAGGCCCTGGGTGAACTCGCCGTCCAGCGCCGTCAGGTCGCCGCGCAGCGCCGCGGAGCGGGCGGTGTAGTCGGCGGCGTGGTCCGGGTCGGCCTTGCCGAGCCGCTGGGCGAGCTGGTCGCCGATGGCGGCCAGTCGGGTCGGGTCGAGCCAGACGTGCGGGTCCTTGCCGCCGTGCTCCTCGGCGCGCCCCTCCTCGCCCTCGTGGTCGTGCCCGCCGGCCGACGCGTCCAGCAGCGGCTGCACGCTGGTGACGTCGAACGTCCGGTCGTCACCGTTCTGCGCGACGGCGTCGTCCACCGCCGGCTGGAAGCCCTTCAGGTAGACGATCAGCTCGGCCTCGCTCACCTGGCCGACCTGGCTCGGGGTGAGCTCCAGGTCGTGCGGCTCGGCGCCGGGCTTGGCGAGGTTGGTCACCCGCACCGCGTCGCCGCCGATCCGCTCAGCGAGGAACTGGAGTGGATAGAACGCGGCGACCACGTCGACCCGCTCGGGGTCGGCGCCGGCGGCGTTGCCGATGGAGCAGCCGGCGCCGGCGCCCAGGGCGAGCAGGGCGGTCGCGGCGGCCAGGACGCGGGACGTGGTGCGGTTGGTCATGTCCCCAACTGTCCGCGGGAACGACAATGATTGTCAAAAACGCATGAGTGCATGTCAGAGCAGCTTCGCCAGGCCCACCGTCACCAGCAGGGTCAGCATCAGCAGCCGGATCAGCCGGGTCTGCGGGGCCTGAACCGGCCAGGTGGTGGCCAACAGGGCGATCAGGCCCGCGGCCAGCGCCAGCGTCAGCAGCCCGCCGATCACCCCGGGCGTGAAGAACGCGACCAGCACCACCACCAGGGTGAGCAGGAACACCGACGTCGGGTTCGCCCCGGCCAACCGAGCCAGCAGAGGGCGCTGCGTACGCTGCATCCCACAGACTCTACGAGGAGGAACCCGGTGCTGGTGACCAACCGGTTCGTGGTCGACGTCGATGTCGCCGACGACTTCACCGAACGGGCGCACGCCGCCCTCACCGCGCTGGCAGCCCGCCCCGGCTACCTGCGCGGTCAACTGGTCCGGGCGCTGGACGATCCCCGCCACTGGTCCCTGGTCACCGAGTGGGAGTCGGTCGGCACGTACCGGCGGGCACTGGGCGCCTTCGAGGTCAAGGTGAGCGCGGTGCCGTTGCTCGCCGAGTCGGTCGACGAGCCGTCCGCGTACGAGGCGCTGGCCACCGCGGCGCCCGGCGGGGCCGTGGTGGTCGCCGAGAGTGATCGGGCTGCTGGTCCTTACCGCTGAGCCGTCGGGCACTACCCTGCTCCTATGACCGCACCCGCCCCGCCGCCCGGTCCCGGGGTGGCGCCGCCGTTCGCCGCGCCCCCCACCGAGGGCCGCCGGACCCGGCTCTGGATCGGCCTCGGCGTCGGCGCGCTCGCCGTGCTGCTCTGCTGTGGCGGGGGCGGAGCGGCAGTGGTCGGCCTGGCCGTCACCGGCGTGCAGGCGATCCGTGAACAGGGCCGCACGGTGACCAGCGACTACTACCAGGCGCTGGTCGAGCGGAACTACGGACGGGCCTACGACCAGCTCTGCGACGACGCGCAGCGGCGCGAGTCGCGCCCCGAGTTCGAGCGGCGCGCGGCCGCCGAGCCGCAGGTCGCCGCATACCGGGTGGGTGAGGTGGACACAACCAGCCTGACCGTGCCGGTAGACGTGACGCTCGACGGCGGTGACCGGGAGCAGCAACAGGTCAGCCTGGGTCAGGACGGCCAGACCGGTGGCATGGAGGTCTGCGGGGTGAACTGAGCCGCCCCCGGTATTCTGCTGGGCTCGGGGCGACAGTGGTCGTACCGTTGTCCCCGAACTGACCGATCCATCCACATCTCGCCCCCGCCGACCGCCAGCCGGCGTAGGAGGAAACATGCCAGCCGACCGTATCGACGCCGTCGTCAGTCTCGCCAAGCGGCGAGGCTTCGTATTCCCCTCCAGTGAGATCTACGGAGGCACCCGATCGGCGTGGGACTACGGCCCGCTCGGCGTGGAGCTCAAGGAGAACGTCCGCCGGCAGTGGTGGAAGACCATGGTCCAGCAGCGCGACGACGTGGTCGGCCTCGACTCCGCGGTGATCCTGGCCCGCAAGGTGTGGGAGGCGTCCGGTCACATCGCCGAGTTCGTCGACCCGCTCACCGAGTGCCAGTTCTGCCACAAGCGGTTCCGGGCGGACCACCTCGAAGAGGCGTACGCCGAGAAGCACGGTAAGCCGCTGACGTCGCTCGCCGAGCTGAACTGCCCCAACTGCGGCAACAAGGGCACCTTCACCGAGCCGAAGATGTTCAACGGCCTGATGAAGACCTACCTGGGCCCGGTGGAGAGCGACGAAGGGCTGCACTACCTGCGCCCGGAGACCGCGCAGGGCATCTTCGTCAACTACAAGAACGTCGAGACGGTCGCCCGCAAGAAGCCACCGTTCGGCATCGCGCAGACCGGCAAGTCGTTCCGCAACGAGATCACCCCGGGCAACTTCATCTTCCGGACCCGGGAGTTCGAGCAGATGGAGATGGAGTTCTTCGTCGAGCCGGGCACCGACGAGCAGTGGCACGAGTACTGGCTCCAGGAGCGCTGGAACTGGTACCTCGACCTCGGCCTGTCGGCGGACAACCTGCGGCTCTACGAACACCCCAAGGAGAAGCTCTCGCACTACTCGAAGCGGACCGTGGACATCGAGTACCGCTTCCAGTTCGGCGGCACCGAGTTCGCCGAGTTGGAGGGCGTCGCCAACCGCACCGACTTCGACCTCTCCACGCACAGTAAGCACTCCGGCGTCGACCTGTCCTACTTCGACCAGACCAAGGGTGAGCGCTGGATGCCGTACGTCATCGAGCCCGCCGCCGGTCTGAC
Above is a window of Micromonospora coriariae DNA encoding:
- a CDS encoding glycine--tRNA ligase, which produces MPADRIDAVVSLAKRRGFVFPSSEIYGGTRSAWDYGPLGVELKENVRRQWWKTMVQQRDDVVGLDSAVILARKVWEASGHIAEFVDPLTECQFCHKRFRADHLEEAYAEKHGKPLTSLAELNCPNCGNKGTFTEPKMFNGLMKTYLGPVESDEGLHYLRPETAQGIFVNYKNVETVARKKPPFGIAQTGKSFRNEITPGNFIFRTREFEQMEMEFFVEPGTDEQWHEYWLQERWNWYLDLGLSADNLRLYEHPKEKLSHYSKRTVDIEYRFQFGGTEFAELEGVANRTDFDLSTHSKHSGVDLSYFDQTKGERWMPYVIEPAAGLTRAVLAFLLEAYDEDEAPNTKGGVDKRTVMRFDPRLAPVKVAVLPLSRNEALSPKAKDLAALLRKRWVVEFDDSQAIGRRYRRQDEIGTPFCVTVDFDTLDDNAVTVRNRDTMAQERVSLDQVERYLIERLPGC
- a CDS encoding metal ABC transporter substrate-binding protein; amino-acid sequence: MTNRTTSRVLAAATALLALGAGAGCSIGNAAGADPERVDVVAAFYPLQFLAERIGGDAVRVTNLAKPGAEPHDLELTPSQVGQVSEAELIVYLKGFQPAVDDAVAQNGDDRTFDVTSVQPLLDASAGGHDHEGEEGRAEEHGGKDPHVWLDPTRLAAIGDQLAQRLGKADPDHAADYTARSAALRGDLTALDGEFTQGLRTCQRREIVTSHAAFGYLADRYRLEQVGITGLSPDVEPSPQRLAQVIEEAKEHRASTIFFETLVSPKVAETIAGQVGARTAVLDPIEGLAAGSGADYLSVMRTNLQTLRTALSCS
- a CDS encoding antibiotic biosynthesis monooxygenase family protein — translated: MLVTNRFVVDVDVADDFTERAHAALTALAARPGYLRGQLVRALDDPRHWSLVTEWESVGTYRRALGAFEVKVSAVPLLAESVDEPSAYEALATAAPGGAVVVAESDRAAGPYR